In Rheinheimera sp. MM224, one DNA window encodes the following:
- a CDS encoding LysR family transcriptional regulator encodes MNYPSPRHWLLLDAICRQHSLTKAADLLALSQSAASQALKELEQRLGQPLFLRQGRQLIPTQHTLDLLPKLQVFLELQQELVNSEPDKGELRLVASETVGCYLLPGLLAQFTALYPQIDFKLRLCNSSEVLHLMHQQQAQLGFIEGPVLSAEFHIQHWRQDLTVLFGSPKLHQNLSTEQLLTQRWIVREQGSGTRAVLEHELARLQWAPNNLLELERPEAIKQAVKQGLGIGCLPLLAVQDEINAGQLVLLQSPLQLQRHFRLVQHKNYQPPLLQKFLQFLQQEAPVNGL; translated from the coding sequence ATGAATTACCCCAGCCCACGCCATTGGTTGTTATTGGATGCCATTTGCCGTCAGCACAGCCTGACCAAAGCCGCGGATCTTTTAGCATTAAGTCAGTCAGCAGCGAGTCAGGCCTTAAAAGAGCTGGAACAACGCCTGGGCCAGCCGTTATTTTTACGTCAGGGCCGACAGCTAATCCCTACCCAACATACACTGGATCTATTACCCAAACTGCAGGTGTTTCTTGAGTTGCAGCAAGAATTGGTGAATTCAGAGCCTGACAAAGGCGAACTTAGGCTGGTGGCCAGTGAAACTGTAGGCTGCTATTTGTTGCCCGGCTTACTGGCTCAATTTACTGCTCTTTATCCACAAATTGATTTTAAATTAAGGCTTTGCAACAGCAGCGAAGTACTGCATCTGATGCACCAGCAACAGGCTCAGCTGGGTTTTATCGAAGGCCCGGTACTGAGCGCTGAGTTTCATATTCAGCATTGGCGACAGGATCTGACCGTACTATTTGGCAGCCCTAAGCTGCATCAGAATTTATCGACAGAACAGTTATTGACACAACGTTGGATAGTGCGGGAACAAGGCTCAGGCACCCGGGCTGTATTGGAGCATGAACTGGCACGACTACAGTGGGCCCCCAACAATCTGTTGGAGTTGGAGCGACCTGAAGCTATTAAACAAGCTGTTAAACAAGGCCTGGGTATTGGTTGTTTGCCTTTGCTGGCAGTGCAGGATGAAATTAATGCAGGTCAGTTGGTGTTGCTGCAAAGCCCTTTGCAGCTTCAGCGGCATTTCAGATTGGTGCAACATAAAAACTATCAGCCGCCGCTGCTGCAAAAATTTTTGCAATTTCTGCAGCAGGAGGCGCCCGTTAACGGACTTTAA